CCTTTTGTCTCTCCGCTCAAGCCGGATTCGCTGCTGGCAGGAAAGCAGTATTGGATTCTGTTCGCCTCACCACTGGACGAGCGTTATGTGCAACGGGTGGTTGCCTTCTGGCCTAGCGACAACGCGGGCGTCGCAAAATCATTGACCGAGGCCATAGAGAAAGACCGCTATCTCTGGCAGCCGCGATTCAGCCGCAAGACCGGCCTGACTGTCGAGCGGCTGGAGGAGCCCCAGCATAAGCGATGGCGAATCCGCATGTCGCGGGGAGACAAGCTGCTGTGGGAGAAAGTGATTGAAGGATCACAGATCAAACAGCCCTACGACCTGTGGCTGGATGTATTCGACCACCTCGGCGGTCCAGGGGCGGCCGCGGATATTCCCAAAGACACACCCATCCTTTACTTCACCACCGATCGCACATTGCAGGCCGACAAGGAGGCCGGGATTCAGGCCGGCAGGTACTGGGTGGAATATGTCTTTGATGCCGTATCGGGCCGACTGATCGCTGAGACGGTACGCGCCCCGCAACCTTCACACGTGCAGCATTGCCAGCGGAGCTACGACATCGAGACCGGCCGCCTGACGGTGCTGGACATCTTCACGATGCAGACTAACGGCAAGGCCGTCGGCGCCGAGAGCGACAACTGGCTCCGCCACGAATCTCGGCGGTACGATAAAAAGACGCGCAAATTGGAATCGATCCGATTCTTCCGAAGCGGACCGCTAACGCCATATGGTCCCACCGGCTGGATCCCAGTCCCCGTGCCGGCAACGCAGCCGAAGCCATAGCGCGCACAACGGAGTTGTGCGTGGCACCCGCACTCCTGCACGGGCGGGCCCTTCGATAGGCGCAGGGTGAAGTCCCGCAGCTCTTGCATCGCTCTTACAGAGCTCAAAACCTGATATGACCGTTACCCAGGCCGCCGGTCGTCGGCGATCCTTCGGCCCGCCGCCGCCCTCTGGCCTGGGCTGACTTGCCAGCGGCCTTGCAGGCCGCATGCACGGGCGGGACGCCCGTGCCACACAGAATGCATGGGCGAGACGCCCATGCCACAAAACGGACCGGGCGAAGGCCGCGTTGGCAACCTTCGCCCGGTTCTGTTTCTGCTGTTCAATTGGAAATTGGAAATTCCCAATTGGAAACCTGCCTGCCGGCAGGCAGGTCAATACATGTCTTCCATCCCGCCACCGCCGCCGGCGGGGGCTGCCTTCTTCTCCGGGATCTCGCTGACGACCGCGTCGGTGGTCAGCAGCAGGCCCGCGACTGAGGCGGCGTTCTGCAGCGCGGTGCGCTCGACCTTGGTCGGCACGATGATGCCGGCCTTGAGCATGTCGGTGAACTTGCCGCTGACGGCCTCAAAGCCGTAGTTCACGTCGTCGCTCTCCATGACCTTGGCCGCGACGATGCTGCCTTCGAGGCCGCTGTTGAGGGCGATCTGCTTGATCGGGGCCACCAGGGCGCGGCGGACGATGTCGACGCCGGTCTTCTCGTCGTCGGTGTCGCACTTGACCTTGTCCAGCGCCTTCATCGCACGCAGGACGGCCACGCCGCCGCCGGGCAGGATGCCTTCCTCGACAGCCGCACGGCAGGCGTGCAGGGCGTCTTCGACGCGGGCCTTCTTCTCCTTCATCTCGACTTCGGTGGCTGCGCCGACGTTAATCTGCGCCACGCCGCCGGAGAGCTTGGCCAGACGCTCTTCGAGCTTCTCACGATCGTAGTCGCTGGTGGTCGCATCGATCTGCTTCTTGATCTGCTCGATGCGGCCCTTGATATCGTTGGCCGCGCCGGCGCCTTCGATAATCGTGGTGTTTTCCTTGTCGATCCGGACGCGCTTGGCCGTGCCCAGGTCCGACATCTGGATGTTTTCCATCGAGATGCCCATGTCTTCCATGATCGCCTTGCCGCCGGTGAGGATCGCGATGTCCTGCAGCATTTCCTTGCGGCGATCGCCGAAGCCCGGGGCCTTGACGGCCGCGCACTGGAACGTCCCGCGCAGCTTGTTGACCACCAGCGTCGCCAGGGCCTCGCCCTCGATGTCTTCGGCGATGATGATCAGCGGTCGGCCGCTCTGGGCGACCTTCTCCAGCATCGGGACCAGGTCCTTGATGCCGGAAATCTTCTTCTCGTGAATCAGGATGAAGGGCTTCTCGAAGTCCACTTCCATCGCTTCAACGTTGTTGATGAAGTGCGGGGAAATGTAGCCCTTGTCGAACTGCATGCCTTCGACGAGGTCGACGGCCGTGTCCAGGCTCT
This region of Planctomycetaceae bacterium genomic DNA includes:
- the groL gene encoding chaperonin GroEL (60 kDa chaperone family; promotes refolding of misfolded polypeptides especially under stressful conditions; forms two stacked rings of heptamers to form a barrel-shaped 14mer; ends can be capped by GroES; misfolded proteins enter the barrel where they are refolded when GroES binds); its protein translation is MAKKKIAFDVEAREGIRRGVKKLAAAVKVTLGPTGRVVVLEKSFGSPTVTKDGVSVAKEIELEDAAENMGAQMVKEVASKTSNVAGDGTTTATIYAEAIFEEGLKNVTAGAKAMQLKRGIDKAVTAIVDELKKLCSPVKSSKEIAQVGTCAANQDAEIGKMIAEAMDKVGKDGVITVEEGKSLDTAVDLVEGMQFDKGYISPHFINNVEAMEVDFEKPFILIHEKKISGIKDLVPMLEKVAQSGRPLIIIAEDIEGEALATLVVNKLRGTFQCAAVKAPGFGDRRKEMLQDIAILTGGKAIMEDMGISMENIQMSDLGTAKRVRIDKENTTIIEGAGAANDIKGRIEQIKKQIDATTSDYDREKLEERLAKLSGGVAQINVGAATEVEMKEKKARVEDALHACRAAVEEGILPGGGVAVLRAMKALDKVKCDTDDEKTGVDIVRRALVAPIKQIALNSGLEGSIVAAKVMESDDVNYGFEAVSGKFTDMLKAGIIVPTKVERTALQNAASVAGLLLTTDAVVSEIPEKKAAPAGGGGGMEDMY